Proteins from one Rosa chinensis cultivar Old Blush chromosome 7, RchiOBHm-V2, whole genome shotgun sequence genomic window:
- the LOC112176086 gene encoding ubiquitin carboxyl-terminal hydrolase 9, whose product MTIPDSGFMMENEASCLPHTPEEEKRIIDELTRQSEANVKEGNLFYVISNRWFSSWKMYVEQGTGENDKWDSESQHMDLLSSKINRPGPIDNSDIVEKESEGGGGDLQLRRMLMEELDYVLVSQEVWEKLFDWYKGGPSLPRKMISQGGINKNLMVEVYPLCLKIVDSRDNSQAVIWLSKKASVQELYEKVHTIRGIEQQKACIWDYFNKQKQSLLNASNQTLEQLNLQMDQDVLLEVQVDGNYSSQISMDSTGNELALVTVEPSRSSMTIAGGPTLSNGHSMGYNNNLLQGSTLSGSASTDTDDRPYVYNPMKKGDKGGLAGLQNLGNTCFMNSSLQCLVHTPPLVDYFLQDYSDEINTDNPLGMHGELALAFGELLRKLWSSGRTTIAPRAFKGKLARFAPQFSGYNQHDSQELLAFLLDGLHEDLNRVKNKPYIETKDSDGRPDEEVADECWKNHKARNDSLIVDVCQGQYKSTLVCPSCAKVSITFDPFMYLSVPLPSTVTRSMTVTVLYGDGRGLPMPYTVTLIKDRSVKDLVEALGTACCLKSDESLLLAEIYEHRIYRYLESPSEHLSSIKPDERIVAYRYSKGAGTTRLEIMHRRQEKCALDPLKGQRKLFGTPLVTYLGEDQINGVDIERAVSTSLSPLRRAVKLHSTKENGSTSEAVDEPSNSYNLRSMDNTELEEASSRELSFHLFLALDERGHTCKPLEKFSSLKSGKNIKVFLDWTEKEDESYDASYLENLPEVHKSGNTAKKTRQEAISLFTCLEAFLKEEPLGPSDMWYCPRCKEHRQATKKLDLWMLPEVLVFHLKRFSYSRYSKNKLDSFVTFPIHNLDLSRYVMSKDGKPYIYELYAISNHYGGLGGGHYTAYAKLIDENRWYHFDDSHVSPVSESDIKTSAAYVLFYRRVKSGSNTGEGDASETHMAS is encoded by the exons GATCTGCTTTCTTCAAAAATTAACAGACCTGGACCAATTGATAATTCTGATATAGTTGAAAAAGAATCCGAGGGAGGTGGAGGTGATCTACAGCTTCGTAGAATGCTGATGGAAGAGCTTGACTATGTCTTAGTTTCTCAAGAAGTTTGGGAAAAGCTATTTGATTG GTATAAAGGAGGTCCATCATTACCAAGAAAGATGATTTCTCAGGGCGGCATTAATAAGAATTTGATGGTGGAGGTTTACCCATTGTGTCTTAAGATTGTTGATTCTAGAGACAACAGCCAGGCAGTTATCTGGTTAAGCAAAAAG GCTTCTGTCCAGGAGCTTTACGAGAAGGTGCACACAATTAGAGGAATTGAGCAACAAAAG GCCTGTATCTGGGATTACTTCAACAAGCAGAAGCAGTCATTATTGAATGCTTCGAACCAAACGTTGGAGCAGTTGAACTTGCAGATGGATCAAGAT GTTCTTCTTGAGGTGCAAGTTGATGGAAACTATTCCTCCCAAATTTCCATGGATTCAACTGGAAATGAGTTAGCATTGGTAACTGTAGAACCATCAAGGTCATCGATGACAATTGCCGGGGGTCCTACTTTGTCGAATGGTCATTCGATGGGTTATAATAATAATTTGCTTCAGGGAAGCACCTTAAGTGGCTCAGCATCAACAGATACAGATGACAGACCTTACGTTTACAATCCAATGAAAAAAGGAGATAAGGGAGGTTTGGCAGGATTGCAGAATCTCGGAAATACTTGCTTTATGAATAGTTCCCTCCAGTGCTTAGTCCATACACCCCCTCTTGTTGATTATTTTTTGCAAGATTACTCTGATGAGATCAACACAGACAATCCCTTAGGGATGCAT GGTGAGCTTGCTCTTGCCTTTGGTGAGCTGTTGAGGAAATTGTGGTCCTCTGGGAGAACAACAATTGCTCCACGTGCATTCAAGGGAAAACTTGCTCGATTTGCTCCTCAGTTTAGTGGTTATAATCAGCATGACTCTCAG GAACTTCTTGCTTTCTTACTGGATGGACTGCATGAAGATTTGAATCGTGTCAAAAATAAGCCCTACATTGAAACAAAGGATTCAGATGGTCGTCCGGATGAGGAAGTTGCAGATGAGTGTTGGAAAAATCACAAGGCCCGGAATGATTCATTGATTGTGGATGTTTGCCAA GGTCAATATAAGTCAACTTTGGTATGCCCGTCTTGTGCCAAGGTTTCAATTACCTTTGATCCTTTTATGTACTTATCGGTGCCACTACCTTCAACTGTTACTCGGTCAATGACGGTGACTGTACTTTATGGTGATGGACGGGGTCTTCCAATGCCGTACACTGTAACCTTGATAAAAGATCGCTCCGTTAAAGATCTTGTTGAGGCATTGGGGACTGCATGCTGCTTGAAGAGTGATGAAAGCCTTCTGCTTGCTGAG ATATACGAGCATCGAATTTATCGATATTTGGAGAGCCCTTCTGAGCACTTGTCTTCAATTAAGCCTGATGAACGTATTGTGGCCTATCGGTATTCTAAAGGGGCAGGAACAACCAGACTTGAAATAATGCATCGACGGCAGGAAAA ATGTGCATTGGATCCTTTGAAGGGTCAGAGAAAACTTTTTGGAACACCTTTGGTTACTTATCTAGGAGAAGACCAAATAAATGGAGTTGATATTGAAAGAGCTGTTTCTACATCTCTGTCCCCTTTGAGGAGAGCTGTTAAGCTTCATAGTACAAAAGAAAATGGCTCAACTTCAGAAGCTGTTGATGAACCATCAAACAGCTACAATTTGAGGTCCATGGACAATACAGAACTAGAGGAAGCATCTAGCAGGGAGTTATCCTTTCACCTATTTCTAGCCCTTGATGAAAGGGGTCACACATGCAAGCCACTTGAGAAGTTTTCTTCCTTAAAGTCTGGTAAAAATATTAAGGTTTTTCTGGACTGGACTGAGAAAGAAGATGAATCATATGATGCTAGTTACCTGGAGAATCTACCTGAGGTACACAAGTCCGGTAATACTGCAAAGAAAACTCGACAAGAAGCTATTTCCTTATTTACTTGCTTAGAGGCATTCTTGAAGGAAGAACCTTTGGGTCCCTCGGATATGTG GTACTGCCCAAGGTGCAAGGAGCATAGACAGGCTACCAAGAAGCTGGACTTGTGGATGTTGCCAGAGGTTCTGGTTTTTCACTTGAAACGATTCTCATACAGCAGATACTCGAAGAACAAACTCGACAGTTTTGTGACTTTTCCAATTCATAATCTTGATTTGAGTAGATATGTGATGAGCAAGGATGGGAAACCGTATATATATGAGCTATACGCCATTAGCAACCATTATGGTGGTCTAGGTGGTGGGCACTACACTGCATATGCGAAG TTGATTGATGAGAACAGATGGTACCATTTCGATGACAGTCATGTTTCTCCAGTCAGTGAAAGCGACATCAAGACTTCGGCTGCCTATGTGCTTTTTTATCGAAGAGTTAAAAGTGGATCAAATACAGGAGAGGGCGATGCATCAGAGACTCATAtggcttcttga